A single genomic interval of Gemmatimonadota bacterium harbors:
- a CDS encoding TetR/AcrR family transcriptional regulator has translation MAKTTTRRRKPAASPRPAAPAPSRAADADTERRILDAARQVFIRHGTAGARMQEIAAEAGVNQALLHYYFRSKDALALAVFREAAGRLFPVLLRILGSDLSLEARVTQCVHHYIDTLREHPFLPGYVLAEITFHPERVESLVEQMGGAQARDAMQAAVAQLDRELARAARAREIRPMRAQQFIANLASLCVFPFAARPMLLHILGIDDWERFLDARRRELPSFILNALRP, from the coding sequence ATGGCCAAGACCACTACGCGACGCCGGAAACCGGCGGCATCCCCGCGGCCCGCCGCGCCAGCGCCCAGCCGCGCGGCGGACGCGGACACCGAGCGGCGCATCCTCGATGCGGCCCGACAGGTCTTCATCCGGCACGGCACCGCCGGGGCGCGCATGCAGGAGATCGCGGCCGAAGCCGGGGTGAACCAGGCCCTCCTTCATTACTACTTCCGTTCCAAGGACGCCCTCGCCCTCGCGGTCTTTCGCGAAGCGGCGGGCCGCCTCTTCCCGGTCCTGCTCCGCATCCTCGGCTCCGACCTGAGCCTTGAGGCGCGTGTTACGCAGTGCGTGCACCACTACATCGACACGCTGCGCGAGCACCCGTTCCTCCCGGGGTATGTCCTCGCCGAGATCACCTTCCACCCCGAGCGCGTCGAGAGCCTCGTCGAGCAGATGGGCGGCGCACAGGCGCGGGACGCGATGCAGGCCGCCGTCGCACAACTCGACCGCGAGCTCGCACGTGCCGCCCGTGCCCGGGAGATCCGACCCATGCGCGCCCAGCAGTTCATCGCGAACCTCGCCTCGCTCTGCGTCTTTCCCTTCGCGGCACGCCCGATGTTGCTCCATATCCTCGGCATCGACGACTGGGAACGCTTTCTCGACGCCCGGCGTCGCGAGCTCCCGAGCTTCATCCTCAACGCCCTGCGCCCATGA
- a CDS encoding TolC family protein, with protein sequence MTRPRLHPATWRAAMALACAPVLAQSQDTLRLADLQAAAVARDPRGAQVKLIRDQAALRLENIRNERLPSLGLNAQAQHQSDVTSVPLPGAIMPFKDTYDANVGLRLRLFDPSRTPRRAVEEAQATEAEARVGAATFAQRLAVTDAWFMARSLDAQRQVVEAALTDLDAQLRIARDRVAAGAALPSDTALLVAERIRRRQSLDELDANRTTALALLADLTGRPITGAAILASTDLGAQARAARDSIDAIRQRPEYAAYQASRQATQAREDALRAQDKPRLSAFTRTGYGRPGLNMLSRAFDTYWLAGIQLEWAPFDWGTARREREAIAIQRDVIASEERAFADRLRRSILADVGSMDRLERSLADDNTIIELRERVLRETRIRHAEGVVTVAELIDRDTDLQVARLALATHRVELDQARARFLTTIGLEVR encoded by the coding sequence ATGACCCGCCCTCGCCTTCACCCGGCGACCTGGCGCGCCGCGATGGCCCTCGCCTGCGCACCCGTCCTTGCCCAATCGCAGGACACGCTGCGGCTCGCCGACCTGCAGGCAGCCGCCGTCGCGCGCGACCCGCGCGGGGCCCAGGTCAAGCTCATCCGTGACCAGGCCGCGCTCCGGCTGGAGAACATTCGCAACGAGCGCTTGCCCTCACTCGGCCTCAATGCGCAGGCCCAGCATCAGTCCGACGTGACCAGCGTCCCGCTGCCGGGCGCCATCATGCCATTCAAGGACACCTACGACGCCAACGTGGGACTGCGCCTGCGCCTGTTCGATCCGTCGCGCACGCCGCGTCGCGCCGTCGAGGAAGCGCAAGCCACCGAGGCGGAAGCACGCGTCGGCGCTGCGACCTTCGCCCAGCGACTCGCCGTGACCGACGCCTGGTTCATGGCGCGCTCGCTCGACGCGCAGCGGCAGGTGGTGGAAGCGGCCCTCACCGACCTCGACGCCCAGCTGCGCATCGCACGGGATCGCGTCGCGGCCGGTGCTGCCCTGCCCAGCGACACCGCGTTGTTGGTGGCGGAACGGATCCGCCGGCGGCAGTCGCTGGACGAGCTCGACGCCAACCGGACGACCGCGCTCGCCCTGCTCGCTGACCTGACGGGTCGCCCGATCACCGGAGCCGCCATCCTTGCCTCCACTGACCTCGGCGCACAGGCACGCGCCGCCCGCGACTCGATCGACGCCATCCGGCAACGACCCGAATACGCCGCGTACCAGGCCTCACGGCAAGCGACCCAGGCCCGCGAGGACGCGTTGCGAGCGCAGGACAAGCCTCGCCTCTCCGCGTTCACTCGCACCGGATACGGACGCCCCGGGCTCAACATGCTCTCCCGCGCCTTCGACACCTACTGGCTGGCCGGGATCCAACTCGAGTGGGCGCCGTTTGACTGGGGAACGGCCCGCCGGGAGCGCGAGGCAATCGCCATCCAGCGTGACGTCATCGCCAGCGAAGAGCGCGCCTTTGCCGACCGGCTCCGCCGATCGATCCTTGCGGACGTGGGCTCCATGGACCGGCTCGAGCGGTCGCTCGCCGACGACAACACCATCATTGAGCTGCGAGAGCGCGTGCTCCGGGAGACCCGTATCCGCCACGCCGAGGGGGTGGTGACGGTCGCCGAACTCATCGACCGTGACACCGACCTCCAGGTGGCCCGCCTCGCACTCGCCACCCATCGCGTGGAGCTGGACCAGGCTCGCGCACGTTTCCTGACCACCATCGGCCTCGAGGTTCGCTGA
- a CDS encoding ABC transporter permease produces the protein MTTRAASRLRALRAFVVKELWHILRDRQTLVILLLMPLAQVVLFGFAIRTDVTDIRIAIVDQANDAVSQALESRFAGNSRFRIVATAPSMRILEPLFRRGDVDVALVIPAGIASDLAGGSPARLQLISDASNPNTGSTMQTYAGAVIAGWQAELPGARGAVQLVPQVRMRFNPTLESVNLFVPGLIALVLTLVTALMTAISLSREMERGTLEVLLVSPLHPWQIILGKVAPYLLLAFANVVTALVAAWIVFQVPLRGSLLLLLAASMLYSLVGLALGVLIAARTGSQRTAMIGAMLVTMLPSTLLSGMIFPIASLPTPLQIVSNAVPARWFIVVVRGIMLKGAGVVHLWQELAILTGIFVVLLVAATRSFKERLA, from the coding sequence GTGACCACCAGGGCCGCGAGTCGACTGCGCGCGCTCCGCGCCTTCGTGGTCAAGGAGCTCTGGCACATCCTGCGGGATCGCCAGACCCTGGTCATCCTGCTGTTGATGCCGCTCGCGCAGGTCGTGCTCTTCGGCTTCGCCATCCGCACCGACGTCACCGACATTCGCATCGCCATTGTCGATCAGGCGAATGACGCCGTGAGCCAGGCCCTCGAATCCCGGTTCGCTGGCAACTCACGGTTTCGTATCGTCGCGACAGCGCCGAGCATGCGCATCCTCGAGCCGTTGTTTCGCCGGGGGGATGTGGATGTAGCACTGGTCATCCCCGCGGGGATCGCGAGCGACCTGGCCGGCGGCTCCCCCGCGCGGCTCCAGCTGATCTCGGACGCATCGAACCCAAACACCGGGAGCACGATGCAGACCTATGCCGGCGCGGTGATCGCTGGCTGGCAGGCCGAGCTGCCTGGCGCTCGCGGCGCGGTGCAGCTCGTTCCGCAGGTCCGCATGCGCTTCAACCCGACCCTGGAGAGCGTCAACCTGTTCGTCCCGGGTCTGATCGCGCTCGTCCTCACCCTCGTCACGGCGCTCATGACGGCGATTTCGCTGTCACGGGAGATGGAGCGTGGTACCCTCGAGGTACTGCTCGTCTCGCCGTTGCATCCGTGGCAGATCATCCTCGGCAAGGTCGCCCCCTACCTGCTGCTGGCCTTCGCCAACGTCGTGACCGCACTCGTGGCCGCCTGGATCGTCTTCCAGGTCCCGCTGCGCGGAAGCTTGCTGCTCCTGCTCGCGGCCAGCATGCTGTATTCCCTCGTTGGGTTGGCGCTTGGCGTGCTCATTGCCGCTCGCACGGGCTCGCAGCGCACAGCGATGATCGGTGCCATGCTCGTCACGATGCTGCCCAGCACCCTGCTATCGGGGATGATCTTCCCCATCGCGAGCCTTCCGACGCCTCTGCAAATCGTGTCAAACGCGGTGCCGGCGCGCTGGTTCATCGTCGTGGTGCGCGGCATCATGCTCAAGGGCGCGGGTGTGGTGCACTTGTGGCAGGAGCTGGCCATTCTCACCGGGATCTTCGTGGTGCTCCTGGTCGCAGCCACGCGCTCGTTCAAGGAGCGCCTCGCCTGA
- a CDS encoding ABC transporter ATP-binding protein: protein MSSPSPVIVHQVQKALGATRALDGVSLEVNPGELFGLVGPDGGGKTTLFRILTTLLVPDAGQATVLGLDVVKDLWGIRARVGYMRGRFSLYPDLSVEENLQFFASVFGTTVERGYELIAPIYRQIEPFRTRRAGALSGGMKQKLALSCALVHRPDLLLLDEPTTGVDAVSRREFWDLLHDLQRTGLTIVVSTPYMDEAERCDRIALVQKGRLLAIDVPSRIGDRFPRAFYSVRGTPRHDLIVGLRAFPHAASVQPFGDTVHYSDTRPGTEPETLHAELAPFLAARGVSDLEITAIAPTIEDTFMELMGAAA from the coding sequence ATGAGCAGCCCGTCGCCGGTGATCGTTCACCAGGTGCAGAAGGCCTTGGGGGCGACGCGCGCGCTCGATGGCGTCAGCCTCGAGGTAAACCCGGGCGAGCTGTTCGGCCTCGTTGGACCGGACGGTGGCGGCAAGACGACCCTCTTCCGCATCCTCACCACCCTCCTCGTGCCCGATGCCGGCCAGGCGACCGTCCTCGGCCTCGACGTCGTGAAGGACCTCTGGGGGATCCGCGCCCGCGTGGGGTACATGCGCGGCCGCTTCTCCCTGTACCCCGACCTGAGCGTGGAGGAGAACCTCCAGTTCTTCGCCTCGGTCTTCGGCACAACCGTCGAACGCGGCTACGAACTGATCGCCCCGATCTACCGGCAGATCGAGCCATTCCGCACGCGCCGGGCCGGCGCCCTCTCCGGTGGAATGAAGCAGAAGCTCGCCCTCTCGTGCGCCCTGGTGCACCGCCCCGACCTCCTCCTTCTCGACGAGCCGACCACCGGGGTCGACGCCGTCTCGCGTCGCGAGTTCTGGGACCTGCTGCACGACCTCCAGCGCACCGGCCTGACGATCGTCGTCTCCACCCCCTACATGGACGAAGCGGAGCGGTGCGATCGCATCGCCCTGGTCCAGAAGGGGCGCCTGCTCGCCATCGACGTCCCGTCGCGGATCGGTGATCGCTTTCCTCGCGCGTTTTACTCGGTGCGCGGCACCCCTCGCCATGATCTCATTGTGGGATTGCGTGCCTTCCCACACGCTGCGTCCGTGCAGCCGTTTGGCGACACGGTGCACTACAGCGACACGCGACCGGGCACCGAGCCAGAAACGTTGCACGCCGAGCTTGCCCCGTTCCTCGCCGCGCGCGGCGTGAGTGACCTGGAGATCACCGCAATCGCGCCGACTATCGAAGACACCTTCATGGAACTCATGGGGGCTGCCGCATGA
- a CDS encoding ABC transporter permease, protein MRILRFLLKKEFLQILRDPALVRMLFMIPIVQLLILSNAATFEVKRSRMHVVDQDHTTRSRAVVQRLVASGRFEATEASGSVARGDDALMRRNVEMILVIPHGFERDLVRTKAGQVQLLLNAEDGAAAGVTSAYAREILGRYAAELAVQLTPVTAMAGSRAEAPPGRGVPRVEVRTRGWYNPEMDYRHYMVPGILVQLLTIVGTLLTAMNVVREKEAGTLEQLNVTPIPRATFIAAKLIPLWVIAMVVLSIGLVVGRVAFSVPMLGPLWLVFAGAALYLLAALGIGLWISAVTETQQQAMFVNFAMLMVYLLMSGLFTPVASMPPWAQMIARLNPMMHFIGLMRGVMLRGAGPLDVLPQLGVLAVAAVLVLSIAVWRYQKRSD, encoded by the coding sequence ATGCGTATCCTGCGTTTTCTCCTCAAGAAGGAGTTCCTGCAGATCCTGCGCGACCCGGCGCTGGTGCGGATGCTGTTCATGATCCCCATCGTCCAGCTGCTCATCCTGTCCAACGCGGCGACCTTTGAGGTCAAGCGATCGCGGATGCATGTGGTGGATCAGGATCACACGACGCGCTCACGCGCCGTCGTACAGCGGCTGGTCGCGTCCGGGCGGTTTGAGGCGACCGAGGCGTCGGGCAGCGTGGCGCGCGGGGACGATGCGCTGATGCGTCGCAACGTGGAGATGATCCTGGTCATTCCCCACGGGTTCGAGCGCGACCTCGTTCGCACGAAGGCGGGCCAGGTGCAGCTGTTGCTTAACGCCGAGGATGGTGCGGCGGCGGGCGTGACCTCGGCGTATGCCCGGGAGATCCTTGGGCGATACGCCGCCGAGCTTGCCGTGCAGCTGACCCCGGTCACCGCGATGGCCGGATCTCGGGCGGAAGCGCCGCCTGGCCGTGGCGTTCCCCGTGTGGAGGTGCGCACCCGGGGCTGGTACAACCCGGAGATGGATTACCGCCACTACATGGTGCCGGGGATCCTCGTGCAGCTGCTGACCATCGTGGGGACGTTGCTCACGGCGATGAATGTCGTGCGGGAGAAGGAAGCCGGGACCCTCGAGCAACTCAACGTGACGCCGATCCCGCGCGCCACCTTCATCGCCGCCAAGCTCATCCCGCTCTGGGTGATCGCGATGGTCGTGCTCTCGATCGGGCTGGTGGTCGGGCGGGTGGCCTTCTCGGTCCCGATGTTGGGCCCGCTCTGGCTGGTCTTCGCCGGTGCGGCGCTCTACCTGCTCGCCGCGCTCGGCATCGGGCTCTGGATCTCCGCCGTTACGGAGACGCAGCAGCAGGCCATGTTCGTGAACTTCGCCATGCTCATGGTCTATCTATTGATGAGCGGGCTGTTCACTCCGGTGGCGTCGATGCCACCCTGGGCGCAGATGATTGCCCGATTGAACCCGATGATGCATTTCATCGGCCTCATGCGCGGGGTGATGCTGCGCGGGGCCGGCCCCCTGGACGTCCTCCCGCAGCTCGGCGTGCTCGCCGTGGCGGCCGTGCTCGTCCTCTCGATCGCCGTCTGGCGGTACCAGAAGCGAAGCGACTAG
- a CDS encoding biotin/lipoyl-binding protein: MLSHLRPRHAALVLLLAACRTEELPDAYGNFEATEVVVASQMSGPVTRFAVTEGATVDRGTVVAVIDTTAFVLDRQQLAAQRSAVLSRRSELTEQLRVLDVQREIAERGWQRTQRLFAQQAATAQQLDQAERDHRTLLAQIEAIRASQRSVGLESDAVEAG, encoded by the coding sequence ATGTTATCCCACCTTCGTCCGCGCCATGCGGCACTCGTGCTCCTGCTCGCGGCATGCCGCACGGAAGAGTTGCCTGACGCCTACGGGAACTTCGAGGCCACCGAGGTGGTCGTCGCCTCCCAGATGAGCGGGCCCGTAACACGCTTCGCCGTGACCGAGGGAGCGACGGTGGATCGCGGCACGGTCGTCGCCGTCATCGACACCACCGCCTTCGTCCTGGACCGCCAGCAACTCGCTGCACAGCGCAGCGCGGTCCTCTCGCGCCGGTCGGAACTGACCGAGCAGTTGCGCGTGCTCGATGTGCAGCGGGAGATCGCTGAGCGTGGCTGGCAACGCACCCAACGTCTCTTTGCCCAGCAGGCCGCCACGGCCCAGCAACTGGACCAGGCAGAGCGCGACCATCGCACCCTCCTCGCCCAGATCGAGGCGATACGTGCGTCGCAGCGCAGCGTTGGCCTGGAATCGGACGCGGTGGAGGCCGGGTGA
- a CDS encoding HlyD family efflux transporter periplasmic adaptor subunit, which translates to MTQAKDRVSRATVINPLTGTVLATYTREGEVVGAGQPLYKVAALDTLDLRAWVSGAQLASVTLGQVVDVFVDQGADSLVSLRGTVQWIASRGEFTPTPVQTRDERTDLVYAIKVRVANPNGLLKIGMPADIRFGSVTATASK; encoded by the coding sequence GTGACTCAGGCGAAGGATCGCGTGTCGCGCGCCACGGTGATCAACCCGCTCACCGGAACGGTCCTCGCCACCTACACGCGCGAAGGTGAAGTGGTCGGTGCGGGCCAGCCGTTGTACAAGGTGGCGGCGCTGGATACGCTCGACCTGCGCGCGTGGGTCTCAGGCGCCCAGCTGGCCTCGGTCACCCTCGGCCAGGTGGTGGACGTCTTCGTCGATCAGGGCGCGGACTCGCTGGTCTCCCTCCGCGGGACGGTCCAATGGATCGCGAGTCGCGGGGAGTTCACTCCGACACCGGTCCAGACGCGGGATGAACGCACCGACCTCGTCTACGCCATCAAGGTGCGCGTCGCGAATCCCAACGGCCTCCTCAAGATCGGGATGCCGGCCGATATCCGTTTCGGATCCGTCACCGCGACGGCAAGCAAATGA
- a CDS encoding ABC transporter ATP-binding protein has product MSVAIEVRDLTRRFGDFTAVDAISVDVRAGEVFGFLGANGAGKTTAIRMLIGLLAPTSGSARVAGFDVLTQSEEVRRNIGYMSQRFSLYDDLTVAENITLYGGIYGLDDATIEERLTAMLEALDLSTARRSMVRSLPLGWKQKLAFSVAMLHRPRVVFLDEPTGGVDPITRRQFWEMIYAAAAAGTTVFATTHYMDEAEYCDRLSIMVDGRIAAMGTPAELKAEYGAPSLDEVFVRLARPAA; this is encoded by the coding sequence ATGAGCGTTGCCATCGAGGTCCGTGACCTGACGCGACGCTTCGGCGACTTCACCGCGGTGGACGCGATCTCCGTCGACGTGCGCGCCGGCGAGGTCTTCGGTTTCCTCGGCGCCAATGGCGCTGGCAAGACCACCGCTATCCGGATGCTGATCGGGCTGCTCGCACCAACGTCGGGCTCGGCGCGCGTCGCCGGCTTCGATGTGCTCACACAGTCCGAGGAGGTGCGGCGCAACATCGGGTACATGAGCCAGCGGTTTTCGTTGTACGACGACCTGACCGTCGCCGAGAACATCACGCTGTACGGTGGGATCTATGGCCTGGACGATGCCACGATCGAGGAGCGCCTGACGGCGATGCTGGAGGCGCTCGATCTCTCCACCGCCCGACGTTCCATGGTCCGGTCGCTCCCGCTTGGCTGGAAGCAGAAGCTCGCCTTCTCCGTGGCGATGTTGCATCGCCCCCGTGTCGTCTTTCTCGATGAACCGACCGGTGGTGTGGACCCGATCACCCGGCGCCAGTTCTGGGAGATGATCTACGCCGCGGCCGCCGCCGGGACGACCGTCTTCGCGACGACACACTACATGGATGAAGCCGAGTACTGTGATCGGCTCTCGATCATGGTCGACGGCCGGATTGCCGCCATGGGCACCCCCGCTGAACTCAAGGCAGAGTATGGGGCGCCCAGCCTGGACGAAGTTTTCGTACGTCTCGCCCGCCCGGCCGCGTGA
- a CDS encoding acyl-CoA dehydrogenase C-terminal domain-containing protein: protein MPAYRAPSTDYRFLLTELFDTSRLATFAGYEEATTDLLVSVIDEAGKFAGEVLQPLNMTGDAEGCTWENGIVRAPKGFKDAFKAYADAGWIGLSCDAGHGGQGLPTVVRAAVNEIVCGANLSFAMYPGLTAGAFETIERHGNDELKHRYLPRLVTGEWTGTMCLTEAHAGTDLGIIRTKAVPMDDGSFSVTGQKIFITSGEHDLSSNIIHLVLAKLPDAPAGTKGISMFLVPKFLPNADGSVGARNGVTCGSIEHKMGIKGSATCVLNFDQAKGWLVGEAHKGLRAMFTMMNGARLDVCLQGLGLAHASYCGAVDYARERVQGRALSGVKNPDGPADPIIEHADIRRGLLQMRSFVEGARALSVLCSLALDDELKHPDPAAREHAAGLVALLTPIIKAYFTDLAFEATNTGMQTLGGHGYIREYGMEQFVRDARIGQIYEGTNHVKAMDLVGRKLGQGNGALLRLYAGLVAEEQALSAAHPSLAPWRATLEQASQRLIAATQALNERAKTNPDELGAGASEYLRLFGYVAMGHMWLRTARVCLERKAAGGTFDAAYYDTKLATARFWFERMMPHTASLLDCVAAGGSSILEFPREGY, encoded by the coding sequence GTGCCCGCCTACCGCGCCCCGTCCACCGACTATCGCTTCCTGCTCACCGAGCTGTTCGACACCTCGCGACTGGCGACCTTCGCCGGATACGAGGAGGCGACCACGGACCTGCTCGTGTCGGTCATCGACGAGGCCGGCAAGTTCGCGGGGGAGGTCCTGCAGCCGTTGAACATGACGGGCGACGCCGAGGGGTGCACCTGGGAGAATGGGATCGTGCGGGCCCCGAAGGGGTTCAAGGACGCGTTCAAGGCATACGCGGACGCCGGCTGGATCGGCCTGTCGTGCGACGCGGGCCATGGTGGACAGGGACTCCCGACCGTCGTCCGGGCCGCGGTCAACGAGATCGTCTGCGGGGCGAACCTCTCGTTTGCGATGTATCCCGGGCTCACCGCCGGCGCATTCGAGACGATCGAGCGGCACGGCAATGATGAGCTGAAGCACCGCTACCTGCCGCGGCTGGTCACCGGCGAGTGGACGGGGACGATGTGCCTCACGGAAGCGCACGCGGGCACCGACCTCGGGATCATCCGGACGAAGGCGGTCCCGATGGACGACGGGTCGTTCAGCGTCACCGGCCAGAAGATCTTCATCACGTCGGGCGAACACGACCTGTCGTCGAACATCATCCACCTGGTCCTGGCCAAACTCCCAGATGCACCTGCCGGCACCAAGGGGATCTCGATGTTCCTGGTCCCCAAGTTCCTCCCGAATGCCGACGGCTCGGTGGGCGCGCGCAATGGCGTCACCTGCGGGTCGATCGAGCACAAGATGGGGATCAAGGGATCAGCGACCTGTGTCCTGAACTTCGACCAGGCAAAGGGCTGGCTGGTCGGGGAAGCACACAAGGGATTGCGCGCGATGTTCACCATGATGAACGGCGCGCGACTGGACGTGTGTCTCCAGGGACTCGGCCTCGCCCACGCGAGTTATTGCGGCGCCGTGGATTATGCGCGCGAGCGCGTGCAGGGCCGGGCCCTCTCCGGCGTGAAGAACCCGGACGGACCCGCCGACCCGATCATCGAGCATGCGGACATCCGCCGTGGGCTGCTCCAGATGCGCTCGTTCGTCGAGGGAGCGCGCGCGTTGTCCGTGTTGTGTTCGCTCGCCCTGGACGATGAGCTGAAGCACCCGGATCCCGCCGCGCGTGAACACGCTGCGGGGCTGGTGGCACTGCTCACGCCGATCATCAAGGCGTACTTCACCGACCTGGCGTTCGAGGCCACGAACACCGGGATGCAGACGCTGGGCGGGCACGGCTATATCCGGGAATACGGCATGGAGCAGTTTGTGCGCGATGCCCGCATCGGCCAGATCTATGAGGGGACCAATCACGTCAAGGCGATGGACCTCGTCGGCCGCAAGCTGGGCCAGGGGAATGGCGCCCTGCTGCGACTCTATGCGGGACTGGTAGCCGAGGAGCAGGCGCTGAGCGCCGCCCATCCGTCGCTGGCCCCGTGGCGCGCCACGCTCGAGCAGGCGTCACAGCGCCTGATCGCCGCCACGCAGGCGCTGAACGAACGCGCAAAGACCAACCCGGACGAGCTCGGCGCGGGGGCATCTGAATACCTGCGCCTGTTTGGGTATGTCGCCATGGGCCACATGTGGCTGCGCACCGCGCGGGTTTGCCTTGAGCGGAAGGCTGCGGGGGGGACGTTCGATGCCGCGTACTACGACACAAAACTCGCGACGGCGCGCTTCTGGTTCGAGCGGATGATGCCGCACACGGCGTCGCTGCTGGACTGCGTCGCGGCGGGCGGGTCGTCGATCCTGGAGTTCCCGCGCGAGGGGTACTAG